The nucleotide sequence CGAACGGGTAGTATTTCGTTCCTGAACGTGCTGTCCATGATCGGACGAAGAACCCTATAAACTTCCTCGTACTTTCCCATTTTGTGATAGATCTCTCCTAATGTGAAGTTGTAAAGATCGGTCTTTTTTACAATCGGCTCGTATCTTCTAAGTAGCTCTTGCGCTTTTTCAAGATCCCCCTTTGAGCAAAGGATACGAACCTTCTCAAGAATAACGACACTAAAGATATCCGAATGAAGAATGGAGCGATCCCTTTCTGCGAGACTGAATATCTCATCCATGTATCTTTGAGCCGAATCGATTTCTCCAAGACCCATAAGCGTCCTAGATAAAAAAAATATAGCTAGAACATTTTTAGGATTTTGGGCGAGTTCCCTTTCCAAAATCGACCTATTTCTTTCAAGTTTCTTTCTCGTTTCTTCTCGATCCGAGTAGCCGTAATGTATTATTTTTGCCTCTGAGATAACAGTCGGTATCCCCAGACGCCTAAGTGAAGAGATCACCTGTTCGTGAACTTTTCCTTCAAACCGAACGTTTTTTTTGTTTGGAAAGACGCGAAGTTGTATGGCTTCGCTTGTTCCCTCCTCTTCGTGACTGACGATATGGAGAAAGAACGCTTTTCCGTTATTCTGCTTTAGCTCCTTTCTCAGGATCTCTTTCTTTTCCAATTCATCATCGGCATCGAGCCAAAGAGTGTAATCTTTTGTTGCGTGTCTTAAAGATTCGTTTCTTGCGGCGGAAAAATCGTCACACCACCTGAAAAAAAATGGACCTTTGCGCCAAGAGATTTGGCGATATGGATTGTTCCGT is from Thermodesulfobacteriota bacterium and encodes:
- a CDS encoding tetratricopeptide repeat protein, translating into MKKRIFRELFRLSEILGRNNRRRYGIERRNNPYRQISWRKGPFFFRWCDDFSAARNESLRHATKDYTLWLDADDELEKKEILRKELKQNNGKAFFLHIVSHEEEGTSEAIQLRVFPNKKNVRFEGKVHEQVISSLRRLGIPTVISEAKIIHYGYSDREETRKKLERNRSILERELAQNPKNVLAIFFLSRTLMGLGEIDSAQRYMDEIFSLAERDRSILHSDIFSVVILEKVRILCSKGDLEKAQELLRRYEPIVKKTDLYNFTLGEIYHKMGKYEEVYRVLRPIMDSTFRNEILPVRTATIKHRLRTYLGISALFVKDFDCAEKCFSELIEIEPDDPTNYHYLALCEEKRGDLDKAISVCLEAERRFGLDPSFVKRGFLLKVEKEDLDSARLALWTLEKEGYIDPEVLSGAILLYSINFELEAINKYYKELQKMLFLPEKPFPENYLEIRQRLNKMGKKSAYFP